A stretch of Silene latifolia isolate original U9 population unplaced genomic scaffold, ASM4854445v1 scaffold_382, whole genome shotgun sequence DNA encodes these proteins:
- the LOC141639418 gene encoding protein DOWNY MILDEW RESISTANCE 6-like, producing the protein MALKVMGSKILENIAQGLGLEQEYFANELSEDHVLYINSYPACPDPTSTIGLAKHTDPSLITILHSSHVPGLQLFMDGKCLGVDTPPDSFLVFGGNMLEVVSNGILKAPTHIVRNATEARISEAFFISPSKEYIIEPAKSILESENSLPLYRSFKYEEFFDTFKNGSGDRHTVLEKEFKMAHE; encoded by the exons ATGGCCTTAAAGGTTATGGGATCAAAGATCTTAGAAAACATAGCTCAAGGACTGGGGCTTGAACAAGAATATTTCGCAAATGAGCTAAGCGAAGACCATGTGTTATACATAAATAGTTATCCGGCATGCCCTGACCCGACCTCGACAATAGGGCTAGCCAAACATACTGACCCCTCACTTATCACCATACTCCATTCGAGCCACGTTCCGGGTCTTCAGCTCTTCATGGATGGAAAATGTTTGGGCGTCGATACGCCTCCCGATTCTTTCTTGGTATTCGGTGGCAATATGCTTGAG GTTGTAAGCAATGGGATTCTTAAGGCACCAACGCATATCGTAAGAAATGCTACTGAAGCTCGAATAAGTGAAGCCTTCTTTATCAGCCCGTCAAAGGAATACATCATTGAACCCGCGAAGAGTATACTTGAATCCGAAAACTCTCTTCCTCTTTATCGGTCGTTCAAATATGAAGAATTTTTCGACACTTTTAAAAATGGGTCGGGCGATCGACACACCGTACTTGAAAAAGAATTTAAAATGGCTCATGAATAA